One window of Globicephala melas chromosome 2, mGloMel1.2, whole genome shotgun sequence genomic DNA carries:
- the AP1G2 gene encoding AP-1 complex subunit gamma-like 2 isoform X5 yields MDIRSAAGLRVLAVNILGRFLLNSDRNIRYVALTSLLRLVQSDHSAVQRHRPTVVECLREPDVSLSRRALELSLALVNSSNVQAMTQELQGFLESCPPDLQADCASGILLAAERFAPTKRWHIDTTLRVLMTAGTHVRDDAVANLTQLIGGAQELHAYSVRRLYSALAEDISQQPLVQVATWCIGEYGDLLLEGSCEETEPLQVEEEEVLALLERVLQSHMSLPATRGYALTALVKLSTRLRGDNNRIRQVVSIYSSCLDVELQQRAVEYNTLFRKYDHMRAAILEKIPLVERGSSQVDEEAKESKETAQLSEAAPVPTEPEASKLLDLLDLLDGPSGDAQHPPPLDPTPGGTLIHLLNLPCAPPPPAPIPHLRVFEREGLQLDLSFVRPPGTPTLLLITVTATNTSGGDVTHFICQAAVPKSFQLQLQAPSGDTVPAQGGLPMTQLLRILNPKKAPLRLKLRLTYNHFGQSVQEIFEVNNLPVETWQ; encoded by the exons ATGGACATTCGCTCTGCAGCAGGCCTGCGG GTTCTAGCTGTAAACATTCTTGGCCGCTTCCTGCTCAACAGTGACAGGAACATTAG GTACGTAGCCCTGACGTCCTTGCTGAGGCTGGTGCAGTCTGATCACAGTGCTGTGCAGCGGCACCGCCCCACCGTGGTGGAATGTCTACGGGAACCTGATGTGTCCCTCAGCCG GCGGGCCTTGGAACTGAGCCTGGCTCTGGTGAATAGCTCCAACGTGCAAGCCATGACACAGGAGCTGCAGGGTTTTCTGGAGTCCTGCCCCCCTGATCTACAGGCCGACTGTGCCTCAGGCATCCTGCTGGCAGCAGAGAG GTTTGCCCCAACCAAGCGGTGGCACATAGACACCACCCTACGTGTGCTGATGACG GCAGGCACCCATGTGCGCGATGACGCAGTGGCCAACCTGACCCAGCTGATTGGGGGCGCCCAGGAGCTCCATGCCTACTCTGTGCGCCGTCTCTACAGCGCCCTGGCTGAGGACATCTCCCAG CAACCGCTGGTGCAGGTGGCAACCTGGTGCATCGGGGAATATGGGGACCTCCtgctggaagggagctgtgaggaaactgagcccctgCAG gtggaggaagaggaggtgttGGCACTGCTGGAAAGGGTGCTGCAGTCCCATATGTCCCTGCCGGCCACCCGAGGATATGCCCTCACAGCCCTCGTGAAGCTCAGCACCCGGCTCCGTGGGGACAACAA CCGCATCCGCCAGGTTGTGTCCATCTACAGCAGCTGCCTGGACGTGGAGTTGCAGCAGCGGGCGGTGGAGTATAACACCCTCTTCAGGAAGTATGACCACATGAG GGCTGCCATCCTGGAAAAGATACCTCTTGTGGAGCGAGGTAGCTCTCAGGTTGAtgaggaagcaaaggaaagcaaagaaacagCCCAGCTTTCGGAAGCAGCCCCTGTCCCCACAGAACCCGAG GCCTCAAAGCTCTTGGATCTGTTAGATCTCCTGGATGGCCCTTCTGGGGACGCCCAGCACCCTCCCCCTCTGGATCCCACCCCAGGAGGCACTTTGATACACCTCCTCAACCTTCCCtgtgctcccccaccccctg CTCCCATCCCACATCTCAGAGTGTTTGAGCGCGAAGGACTACAGCTGGATCTTTCTTTCGTTCGACCCCCTGGAACCCCTACTTTGCTGTTGATCACTGTCACTGCCACCAACACCTCAGGGGGTGATGTCACCCACTTCATCTGCCAGGCCGCTGTGCCCAAG AGTTTCCAGCTGCAGCTACAGGCTCCCAGTGGGGACACAGTTCCAGCTCAGGGTGGCCTTCCGATGACCCAGCTCCTCAGAATCCTCAATCCTAAGAAG GCCCCCTTGCGGCTGAAGCTGCGCCTCACCTACAACCACTTTGGCCAGTCGGTGCAGGAAATCTTTGAGGTGAACAACTTGCCTGTGGAGACGTGGCAGTAA